Sequence from the Deltaproteobacteria bacterium genome:
GCAACTACGACAAGAAGTGGGTCACTCGGCCGAAGCCTAAGTGAACAGCATTGGACCTAGACCTCCAGCGGAAACGCTACGCGCAGAGACGTACAACTCATCGGCGGCGGCGCATCGTTGTCGTTGCTGTTCGCGTCGGCGGTCTTCCGGGCCTGGACTGCATCGAACTCGGCTCCTGGAAGAACACATCAAGGTCAACGCCGAGCCCGTTGGCCACCTTCACGAGGGTCTCCAGCGTCAGGTTCTGGCGGCCGCGCTCCACCTTCTGGAGGTACTTCACCGTCACCTCGATGCGCGTGGCGAAGTCCTCCTGTGTGAAGCCGGCCTGCCGGCGCAGCTCCGCGAGCCGGCGCGCGACCTGGAGCTTGACGTTGTCGGGGCGGAGGAGGCGCACGCCACGACCGTGTTCCGGCAGTGCGCACTCAAACACTGCCCTATAGGGCGCCAAGCTGGTACAATGGGGTTCCGCTCGGGGGACCAAGTTGAAGACCCTGTTGACCCTCGCGGTGCTGGCGGCGTCCTGCGCTCAGCCGTCTCAATCCCCGACCACGATCACCGTCCGCGAGCTGGTCCTCGTCGATGAAGCAGGACATCAACGTGGTCGCCTCGCCGTTGAGGACGGGGTGGCCGGCTTGTCGCTGTTCGACGCCAATGGCACTCCACGGGTGGGCATCGCCGCGAATCCGGACGGCTCCGCTGGCATCGCCCTCTTCGACGCCTCCGGAAAGAATCGAGGCGCGTTGGCGATCAAGGCCGACGGCAGCGGCAACCTGGGGCTCGTGGATGCTGCCGGCACTCCGCGAGTGCTGCTCAGCGCCAAGGGCGACGGCACGCCGGTGCTCAGCCTGTTCGACGTGGGTGGTGCGAAAAAATGGTCTGTGTCCACCAGCGGCCCGGCGTCCGGCCTGGAGGGCCGCGCGGTCGAGGCAGGTCGATGAGTCGAGGCTTTGAGGAGCTAGCACTCGAATGCTCCGAGTGCGGCCAGGACAACACCAAGCTCGGGCCCTGCATCAATTGCGGAGCGTTCCTCGTTGAAGGGGCGGTCAAGCAGAAGGTCGGCTTGGCGCCGCCCGCGCCGGAGAAGCCTTGGACCGACCGGGCGTCGATTGGCGCTGAGAGAACCCCGGAGGGCGCGACCAGTCTCCGGGAGCCGGTCTCGGTAGACGCTTCAGAGACACCCGGGTTCGAACGCGGCGAAGGGACAGCCACCTCAGGCGGAGCAAACGCCTACGCGGTCGCGAGCATGATCCTGGCGCTGGTCGCCTGGGCGATGTTGTTGCTCGGCGGTCCGATCCCGATTGCCTGGGCCATCGGAGCGGTGGTCTGTGGGCACGTCGCGCGTCATCAGCGCCCCGGGGACAAGCTCGCCAAGTGGGGACTGATCATCGGGTACGGCTGGGCCGTCTCTTTGGTGGTGGTCATCGCGGGCATAGGCGGGCTCACCGTCTTCGGCAGCGACATCCGCAAAGTCAGGGGCGCCAGCAAGGACGCGCTCGCCACTTCAAGTGCGTCCGCCCATCCTTCGGAGGCGGACTGCAACACCATGGTCGATCACATGGTCGACGTCTTCGAGAGGGCAGGCGACCCAGGCCAAGTCGGAGCTGGTTTCCGTGCCGGACATCAGAAGGCGGTCAGCGTGTGCTTGACGGACGCGACCCAGGCGGACATGGCGTGCATCTTGAGGGCGACCACGCCCGCCGAGATCCAGAGCTGCAACTAGGTCTCGTCTGGTGGGGACGTTGGCTGCTGCGTCCTTGTGCGGGTCCTCTTCCGTCAGTACAATGTGGCTCACCATCACGAGCGCGGGGAGGGGACGGTCCCCACCGATCCGCGCGCCAACCGGCCTCACAGGGCGCGGTGGCAATGGCCGACCGATGGGGAGCGTCATGGCGATTTGGGTGATCCGGCGTGCGGCCTCGGGCGCGCGCGAATTCCTGTACCACAACGTCATCACCCAGCAGTTCCACCTCCTAGGTGCCGTCGGAGACGTACCGCTCGTTGATCTCCTGCTCTGGGTCCTCGACCACGGCGAGCCCAACATTGGCGACTTCATCGTTGTGCCCGGGTCGCGGCCCTTGCAGTTGCTGCCGGCCGAGAAGGAGTAGCTGTCAGCGGACGACCACAACATCAACATCGTGTCGCAGACATCGAACGGGAACTACATGGCCAAGAGGAAGGTGATCTTGCTCGCGATGCCCACGGGCAGTGCAGGTCGAGGCTCCCCCCGGTTCCCTGAAGGCGGAGTGGCTCTCTTCCAAGATTGGCGGTTGGAGCGGAGACGGCGTCTCCGACGGGTTGGTGCGCGGCCTCAGGCCGTTCGGCGAAGACCGGGCGCCAGTGCCTGCGAGTCCACGCGCGACCGCCAGACCCTCGGAGGTGTTTCGGTATACCTTGCATATGAACTTCGAATGCGTCTTGCCGCAGCTCGTCGGGGAGGACTTCCGATGAGCATCGAGGACTCGATCCGCGACGCGCTGGAGCGAGTCGCCCGAGAGGTGCTGGCGAAGCACGCCGTCCCTGCAGACGATCCGCTGCAGCTCCTCGACTCCGCGAAGGTCGCCGAGTTGCTGTGCGTCCAGGAGGACACTGCGCGGGCCTGGCTCGCGTCGGGGAAACTTCCGGGATTCAAGGTCGAAGGTCACTGGCGCGTTCGGCGCGCTCAGCTTGAGCACTACGTCGCCGCCCAGGCCGCGGGCGGCACCACCGCTCCCGACCCCGCGGTAGTCGGGGCGGACCTCGCGCTCGCGATGCGCGGTCACAGAAAGGCAGGCTAGCCATGGGTGTGGTCCGACGGCCCGGCACCAAGAGGCTCTACTTCCGCTTCAAGGACGGCGAGGGCGCCTGGAAGACCCAGCCCTCGGAGTACGTCATCGGCCAGGAGAAGCTCGCCAAGGCGGCGTTCCAGATCGCCGAAGCTGCGGCTGCGGCCGGGCGTACGCCAGCCTTGCTCATGGGCGGCGCGACCAGGCTCGCCGCCTACGTCGAGCACTGGTGCGAGGACCGCAAGAAGCGCGAGGTCTCGTCGGCGCGCGTCGAGCGCACGCACCTGGAAATGCATGTCGTGCCCGTGCTCGGCGCGATGAAGCTTCAGGACATCGACCGCCTGGCGATCGAGGACCTGGTGCAGAAGCTGCGGAAGAAGCCGCGAGCGCCCAAGTCTGCAGCCGAGAAGAAGGGCGAGGTGCAGGTCTCTGAGCCGCTGGCCAACCGCACCGTGCGCAACATCTATGGCACCCTCCACGGGATGATGGAGAAGGCCGTGGCCGAAAGGCTGATCTCGGCCAACCCATGCACGCTGGGGAAGGGCTACTTGCCGCCCAAGAAGGACAAGGACCCCACGTTCCGCCGCCGAGCGGTCTTCGCGCGCGCCGAGCTGGAGCAGCTCCTCTCCGACCAGTGCATCCCCGAGCACCGCCGCGTGACCTACGCGATGCTGTTCCTCACCGGCATGAGGCCGGGTGAGCTGATCGCCTTGAGGTGGCGCGACCACGAGGACGACGCCGAGCCGCTCGGGCGGCTGGTGGTCGCCAAGGCCTACTCGCGCACGCTCAAGAAGGTGAAGGGCACCAAGACCGGCGTCGACCGCGAGATACCGGTGCACCCGACGCTCGCGAAGGTGCTCAGAGCGTGGAAGCTGGAGGGCTGGGAACGCCATCACGGCGCCAAGCCCCAGCTCGACGATCTGGTCATGCCCGGCCCGGAGGGCCAGCAGCTCAGCCCGGACCACCTCTATCGGTTCATGCAGCTGGACCTGGCCGCGGTGGGCTTGAGGCGGCGGCGGCTCTACGACTCCCGCCGCACGTTCACGAGCCTGGCGATCGGCAGCGGCGCGAGCAAGGACGTGCTGCGCTGGATCACCCACGGGGTGAGCCGGGACATCCTCGACGAGTACACCACGGTGCCCTGGCCCGACCTGTGCGCTGCGGTGCTCTGCATCAAGGCCGAGTTGTCCGAAGGCCGCATGCCGGACTCGCAACGGCAGGAGAACCCAGGTCCTCAGAAATCAGCCGTGCAAGCCGCCGTGCAAGTCACGGACGACGAAAACAAAAAGGCCCCAGGTTTCAACAACCTGGGGCCCGAAGTTCTGGTGAGCGCGGAAGGAATCGAACCTTCAACCTATGGATTAAGAGTCCATTGCTCTGCCAATTGAGCTACGCGCCCGCGACAAACGGACCGGCAGAACGGCGCGGACAAGTAATCGATGCCGTGAGCGGTGTCAACGGCGATCCGCGGCCGCCACGGTGAACGACGCGCCCCGGGCCAGGGCCTGACGCACCTCGGGCAGCACCCCGGCCGGGCCGGCGACCACCAGCAGCGCCGTCCGGTCGTCGGGCAGGTGCACGGCCGTGGCGCTCGCCACCCGGCCTCCGCCCAGCGCGATCTCGTACGCCACCTGACCGGAGCCGGGCAGCCCGCGCAGCTCGTCGTGCACCAGCACCGCCTCGCCGCCCTCGGACGCGAGCAGCTCCGAGGCCGCCTCGGCGAGCTTGCCCGGCGTGATCTGGTTCCGCGCGGCCAGGCTCCAGAAGCCGCCCACCGCGCGCGCCGGATCGGCGAACGCGAACGTCTGCAGGCGGCCATCCATGCCCTGGATGGGCAAGTAGACGAGCAGCTGCTCCGGGCGCTGCAGGAGCTCGAAGCCGCTCGGGAGCTGGAGCGCGAGCCCCGGGCCGGTGGCGTGGGGGCCGGGCTGGTTTCGACGCAGCACGCGCACCGTCCCTGCGAAGGTGCACAGCCCGAGCACCGCCACCAGCACCAGGCTGCGTCGCCGCGGGCCGGTGGCGCCGCTCACGCCCGCGAGCACGCCCAGCGGCAGGATGGCCACGGAGATGATGGGAAACGAGGGCAGGGCGTGCCGGCCGAGCCAGAGCCAGGTGGCGGTCTGCAGCGGCGCGGAGACGATGACCAGCGGCCGCGCGAAGCCCGGCGCGACCAGCAGCGCCAGCGCGAGCCCGAGGTTGGCGACGCCGAGCACCGCGAAGCCGGCGGGCTCCGGGCCCATGGGTACGGCGCCGGTGGCGGAGGCCAGCGCGAGCGCGCCCAGGGCGCCGAGCGCGGCCACCATCGTGCCCGGGTGGACCTCGGCGTCGGAGGTGAGCAGGTCGAGGCCGCCGATGCGCGTTCCGAACTCGGCGTCGACGGGCGCTTGCTCGCGGTCGTTGTGCCGCAAGAGCCCGCTCGTGACCTTGAACGCGCGCATGCACTTCGGACAGCGTTCTTCTTCGGCGGCGATCGGCGAGTGCCCGCAGTACGGACACGCCGTCTCGACCGTGTAGGCGCGCTTGGCCACGGGCAGATGCTAGTTCAGTTCCTGGTTCCTCGTTCCTGGTTGTGAGGACCCAAGTGGGCTGCTGCCACGAGCCACGGCTTCACTTCTTCGCGGGCACCGTCGGCGCGAACTGCGCAGTGCGCACCGTCCAGCCCTCGCCGCCGCGGCCGTCGCGCACGACCACGAAGTAGGTCACGTTCTGCGGGCCGTCGGAGGCCTTGGGCGTCCACTTCGAATCGGTGGGGTTGTCGCCCGAGCCGATGTTGGAGCTGCCGCCGGAGCCGAAGCTCGAGAAGCCGCCCGCGGTGGCGAAGAAGTTGTAGCGCCAGCTCTCGTGGAAGCTGATCTCGCCGCCGGTGAAGAGCGGCCGGCTGTAGGCCTCCTCCGCGGCCGTGGGAATGACCGGCGCGATGTCGTACGCGCGCCGGTCGACGAGCACTGGCGGCAGCGTGTCGCTCCAGATGTCGCCGTCGAGGTTCAGCGCGGGGATGTACGGGTTCTGGTTGGGAGTCTGGGACGCGTCGCCGATGAGTACAATCGTGAAGACCAGCCGCTTGTAGCCGTAGACCTCTTCGTCGCCCGCCTTGATGTGCAGCTGCACGGGCACGGTGATGAACCCGCCCGCGCCGAAGTACGGATCGTCCGAGAGCGCCGCGGCCATCAGCTCCAGCTTCGGCGTGAAGGTCACCGGCAGCTCCGCCCAGCCGCCGTCGGGCACCAGATCGCCCTCGGAGAGCGCGTAGGAGTTCTGCTCCGTGAGATCGCACCGGCCGCCGTCGCCGAACTTGGCGCAGATGGCGTATTGGTAGTGGATGCTGCGTCCGCCGCCGTCGGGATCCGCGATCAGCGACGTGACCGTGATGGGTTGCACGCTCGAGAGCGCGGCGCTGATGGCAAAGATGGCGTTGGGATCAACGCCGCCGTCCGCGTCGAAGAGCCCGCCGCCGTCGCGGTTGATGGGCAGGTTGAAGACCTGATCGGCCGGATCCGCGCGCTGGGCCAGCAGCCGCAGGTCGTGAACGAGATCTGGCGAGTCGAGCGAGCCGCAGCCCGCGAGCGTCGCCGCGGCCAGCACCGCCAGGATTGCGCGTGCGGGCCGCATCAGAACGAACCTTTCACGCCCAGTGTCGGCAAGAAGGGAATGCCCGGCACCGTCTCCGACGTCTGGAAGCGGTAGTCGTTGATCACGCCCTCCTGGTTGGTCTCGTTGAGCACGTTCTGCACGTCGAGGTACACGCCCAGGCTCCAGCGCTCGAAGAGCCAGCTCTTGTCCACGCGCAGGTCGAGCTGGCTGAACGTCGGCTGCCGCGTCGAGCCCGCCGCGCCGCTGATGGGGTGGTAGCTCTCGGTGTCGGCGTCGAAGGTGGCGCCGACGGTCGGCGTCGCGGGCACACCCGTCGCCAGGCGATAGCGGCCGCCGAGCTCCCAGCCGTTGCCGAACTTGTACTGCGCGATGAGCGTGAGGATGTGCCGCTCGTCGTAGGTCGAGGGCGAGTAGTCGACGTTCGAGTTCGGCCGCTCGTAACTCCACGAGAGCGTGTACGCGATCCACCCGAAGAAGTGCTTGGTGATCTCATGCCGCGCGAGCAGCTCCAGGCCGTACGCGCGCCCCAGGCCACTCGGCGCCACGAGCTGGCGGTGCAACGAGCCGTCCTTCTCCTGGACGATGATGTTGGAGGGCTCGGCGAGGTCGTAGCGCCGGTTGAAGAAGCCGGTGAGGTCGATGTTGATGGCGTCGGTGATTCGCTTCTCCACGCCGAGCGAGCTCTGGAAGGCCCACTGCAGCGGCTCCTGCGGGTAGCCGAAAACCGGGTCGAGGTTCTGGGCACCCGGGCTCTCGTTGTAGATGCCGACCGCGGCCTTCACGGTGAGCGGCTTGTCCTCGCTGCCGAAGTCCTGCCGGATCGTGAGGCGCGGCGCGACGCCGTTCCGCGAGAGGCCGTGCAGCCGGTAGTAGTCGTAGCGGACGCCGGGGAAGATCTTCATGCGCCAGGGCAGGTGGATCTCGCCCTCGGTCCAGAAGCCGTAGTCGAGCTCGTTGATGATGCCGCCCAGCGTCTGCAGCGGCGCGTCGGGCTGCTCGCCGGGGAACGGCCGGTACGAGAGCGGCACCGCGGGGAAGTGCGCGTCATACGTGGAGCGGTAGAGCTCGAAGTCCAGGCCGCTCCGCAAGATGAACCATTTGGTCAAGTCGAGCTGGAGGTTCTCGCGGTGGCCGACGACGACATCGTTGGCGTCGATCTGGAACTGGCCCACGCCGACCGAGAGATCGTCGAGGCCCACGTAGGGCGCGGTGGAGAGCGTGGTGATGCCGTCGTGCCAGATCCACGCGCCCTGCAGGCGCTGGAAGCCCTGGTGGTCGTTGATGGTGAACTGCGCGCCGCCGGGGAGCGCGCCCGGCGCGACGACGGTGAGGTAGTCGTCGGAGCCGAAGAAGAAGAGCTTGAACTTGTTCTTCTTCATGTCCGGCGGCGCGTAGTCCACGCGCAGCTGGTAGTCGTAGTAGACGGGCGCCACGGTCACCGACGCACCCGCAATCGGCAGCGCCACGCCGAGCACGGCGTCGAGGTAGCTGCGGCGCGCCGCGGCCGAGACGCTCAAGCCGTCGGCGATGGGCATCGCCACGTACACGCCGGTGTCGATGAGGTCGATCTTCGCCGAGCCGTGCCACTCGTTCGGCTTGGGCGCGCGGGTCTGCACGTCGACGATGCCGCCGATGGCGCGGCCGTACTCGGGGCCGAAGCCGCCGGGGAAGAAGTCGATGCGGTCGAGGAACTCCGGGTTCACCACGCTCGGTCCGCCGAAGAAGTGGAAGAGCAGCGGGATCTCCACGCCGTCGAGGTAGCTGCCGGTGTCGGTGGGCGCGCTGCCGCGCACGATGAGCTGGCCGGAGAGGAACGGCGCGCGCGCCACGCCAGGCAGGTCCTGGATCACGCGAATGGGATCGCCGAGCGAGCCCGGTACTTTTTCCAGCTCCTCACGATCGAGCGTGTAGCGGTTCACTTCCTTCTGGTCGCGCTGGCTGCGAACGGACGACTCGTAGAGCCCGTACGTCTTGGGCATCACGAAGTAGGTGACGTCGAGCCGCTCGGTCTGCGTGAGGTTCTCGGTCGTGTGGTACAGCTGGTAGTTCGCGGCGCGCACGGTGACGCCCACGTTTCCCGGCGGCAGGTGCAGCTCGAAGTGGCCGTCGGCGTCGGTGACGGCCTCGCCCTTCACGTCGGTGCCTTCTGCTTCGACTTGAGCGCCGGCGACGGGCTTGCGGCTGGCGCGCTCGAGCACGCGGCCGGCGAGGCGAATGGGCCACTGCGGTCCCGCGTCGACGACTTCACCCGCGTCGGTCAGCTCGGGCGGCCCCGCGTCGACCACGGGCGCGGTCCAAACGAAGTGCTCGGTGTACGTGATGCGCACCGGCGCAGGGACGTTGTCGATCTCCGCGGCCGAGAACGTGAACTGCTTCACCGCCGCGACGGCCGCTTCGTCGAAGCCGTGTCCTGCAGGCTGCAGCACCTGGACGTCGGTCACCTTGCCGTCGGCGCCGATGTCCACCTGCATGACCACGTCGCCCTGGAGCTGCTGGGCCTTCGCGTCCTCGGGAAAGATCGGCTCCACGCGCTGCAGCAGTGCGGGCGGCTTGGTGAGCACCGGCGTGTGACCGGCGTCGGGCACTTCCATGTGCTCGGTGGCGCCGCCGTACGCGTCGTCGGCGCGCGCGCTCGCGCTCCAGCCAAGGAGCACGGCCACCACGAGGAGAAGTCGGGCACGAAACACGGGACCGAGAAAATTGAACAAGCGTTCGGTCCGGTCAAGCGACGACGTCGATGCGGTCGATTTTCCCGTCCCGCCGCAGCTCGTGCGCCCGCGAACCGGAAGATTTTCCGAGCGCCGCTTGCACGCTCGCTTCAAGTGTCC
This genomic interval carries:
- a CDS encoding helix-turn-helix transcriptional regulator, whose product is MRLLRPDNVKLQVARRLAELRRQAGFTQEDFATRIEVTVKYLQKVERGRQNLTLETLVKVANGLGVDLDVFFQEPSSMQSRPGRPPTRTATTTMRRRR
- a CDS encoding helix-turn-helix domain-containing protein; the protein is MSIEDSIRDALERVAREVLAKHAVPADDPLQLLDSAKVAELLCVQEDTARAWLASGKLPGFKVEGHWRVRRAQLEHYVAAQAAGGTTAPDPAVVGADLALAMRGHRKAG
- a CDS encoding TonB family protein; this encodes MAVLLGWSASARADDAYGGATEHMEVPDAGHTPVLTKPPALLQRVEPIFPEDAKAQQLQGDVVMQVDIGADGKVTDVQVLQPAGHGFDEAAVAAVKQFTFSAAEIDNVPAPVRITYTEHFVWTAPVVDAGPPELTDAGEVVDAGPQWPIRLAGRVLERASRKPVAGAQVEAEGTDVKGEAVTDADGHFELHLPPGNVGVTVRAANYQLYHTTENLTQTERLDVTYFVMPKTYGLYESSVRSQRDQKEVNRYTLDREELEKVPGSLGDPIRVIQDLPGVARAPFLSGQLIVRGSAPTDTGSYLDGVEIPLLFHFFGGPSVVNPEFLDRIDFFPGGFGPEYGRAIGGIVDVQTRAPKPNEWHGSAKIDLIDTGVYVAMPIADGLSVSAAARRSYLDAVLGVALPIAGASVTVAPVYYDYQLRVDYAPPDMKKNKFKLFFFGSDDYLTVVAPGALPGGAQFTINDHQGFQRLQGAWIWHDGITTLSTAPYVGLDDLSVGVGQFQIDANDVVVGHRENLQLDLTKWFILRSGLDFELYRSTYDAHFPAVPLSYRPFPGEQPDAPLQTLGGIINELDYGFWTEGEIHLPWRMKIFPGVRYDYYRLHGLSRNGVAPRLTIRQDFGSEDKPLTVKAAVGIYNESPGAQNLDPVFGYPQEPLQWAFQSSLGVEKRITDAINIDLTGFFNRRYDLAEPSNIIVQEKDGSLHRQLVAPSGLGRAYGLELLARHEITKHFFGWIAYTLSWSYERPNSNVDYSPSTYDERHILTLIAQYKFGNGWELGGRYRLATGVPATPTVGATFDADTESYHPISGAAGSTRQPTFSQLDLRVDKSWLFERWSLGVYLDVQNVLNETNQEGVINDYRFQTSETVPGIPFLPTLGVKGSF